The Paenibacillus sp. FSL R7-0204 genome includes a region encoding these proteins:
- the motB gene encoding flagellar motor protein MotB: protein MSKKTRHEEHEEHADESWLLPYSDLMTLLVALFLVMYAMSATDAVKFQQMAEAFNSALSGGGGVLEYRSDSPTNTQLDQGKQDKMNSVIAKNTGTSDLSKLRAKEQEDLEKLKKQFDQYIKNNGMTDLLSTKLNQSQLMITISDNALFASGQAVVKDESRQLAKSISTMLQQFPDYEVLVQGHTDNVPISNSTYSSNWDLSVDRALEFMKILLLNPNLDPTKFSPTGSGEYHPIASNATAAGRAKNRRVEVSILRKYKDAAAETTDVSNVTAP, encoded by the coding sequence GTGAGCAAAAAGACTAGGCATGAGGAACATGAAGAGCATGCCGATGAATCCTGGCTGCTTCCCTATTCCGATCTAATGACCCTGCTGGTTGCTCTATTCCTTGTAATGTATGCCATGAGCGCAACGGACGCCGTGAAATTCCAGCAAATGGCTGAAGCCTTCAATTCAGCGCTCAGCGGCGGTGGCGGTGTCCTGGAGTACCGGTCGGATTCCCCGACCAATACCCAGTTGGACCAGGGCAAGCAGGATAAAATGAACAGTGTGATTGCCAAGAACACCGGCACCTCCGATCTGTCCAAGCTCCGTGCTAAGGAGCAGGAGGATCTGGAGAAGCTGAAGAAGCAGTTCGACCAGTACATCAAGAACAACGGAATGACCGACTTGCTTAGCACCAAGCTGAATCAGTCCCAGCTGATGATCACGATTAGCGACAATGCCCTCTTCGCTTCGGGACAGGCTGTAGTGAAAGATGAATCCCGCCAGTTGGCCAAGTCGATCTCAACGATGCTGCAGCAATTCCCTGATTATGAAGTATTGGTGCAGGGGCATACCGATAATGTTCCGATCTCCAACAGCACGTACTCCTCGAACTGGGATCTTAGTGTAGATCGTGCCCTTGAGTTCATGAAGATTCTGCTGCTGAATCCCAACCTGGACCCGACGAAGTTCAGCCCGACCGGCTCTGGCGAATATCATCCCATCGCTAGCAATGCTACGGCTGCCGGGCGGGCCAAGAACCGCCGGGTAGAAGTATCCATCCTACGTAAATATAAGGACGCTGCTGCGGAGACAACGGATGTCTCTAATGTAACAGCTCCCTGA
- a CDS encoding pseudouridine synthase produces MRINKFISETGYCSRREADKLVEGGRVTINGEPAMLGSQAEAGDKVLIDGQPLQTGSRIVYIALHKPVGITSTTEAHIQGNIVDFIGHEERIFPIGRLDKDSEGLILLTNDGDIVNKILRAEGKHEKEYVVTVDRPVTPSFLTGMSTGVKILGSKTLPCEITRISERVFRIVLTEGKNRQIRRMCSAFGYEVRRLQRIRVMNIRLGALKTGEWRELSQEEKQELGAMLNYQLQ; encoded by the coding sequence ATGAGAATCAATAAATTCATCAGTGAGACAGGCTATTGTTCACGCCGTGAAGCAGACAAGCTAGTCGAGGGAGGGCGGGTCACCATCAACGGTGAGCCCGCTATGCTGGGCAGCCAGGCTGAAGCCGGGGATAAAGTGCTGATTGACGGCCAGCCGCTTCAGACGGGCAGCAGGATCGTGTATATCGCGCTTCATAAGCCAGTTGGCATTACCTCTACTACAGAAGCGCATATTCAAGGCAATATTGTCGATTTCATAGGGCATGAGGAGCGGATTTTCCCGATCGGGCGGCTCGACAAGGATTCAGAGGGATTGATTCTGCTGACCAATGACGGTGACATTGTTAACAAAATATTGCGCGCAGAAGGCAAGCATGAGAAGGAATATGTGGTCACTGTAGATCGACCCGTTACGCCTTCTTTTCTGACCGGTATGTCCACCGGCGTGAAAATTCTGGGCAGTAAGACACTTCCCTGTGAAATTACGCGTATTAGTGAGCGGGTATTCCGTATCGTGCTGACTGAGGGCAAGAACCGGCAAATTCGCCGCATGTGCAGCGCCTTCGGTTATGAAGTCCGGCGGCTGCAGCGCATCCGGGTAATGAATATCCGCCTTGGCGCACTGAAGACCGGAGAATGGCGGGAGCTGTCCCAGGAAGAGAAGCAAGAGCTGGGGGCTATGCTGAACTATCAGCTGCAATAA
- a CDS encoding ATP-binding protein, translated as MKITAKQVAVSVEQSGYSSNYVQDKIAQNLRLTAILASYELDPDIRNITNQQLKALSTKLGVSNISLLVKTADDIIVAKSSDPAEIGLSTRGMGFWYVAFLELFAGQRVSVDQGQSLENFWSGPFEYSTSNPEYIDKWGYYYDGARNYIIDPFVRSTAVSDYVKIMSPDEIIQESKAVNPGILEITGINPKTFGASSMLPDGTDPKNTKLRNRPIQYGTYSYGNIAEDKAAIREALNKGEPVTLDTKALGKRVLKSFIPIERPGAADYVISVVMDYQAISSVIREQLFNNITTSVLLLIIFLLASYVLAGVVTRPIQDILAKVNDVAKGKFEPPLNVSSRDELGQLAQRINAMTSHLLQHTNRLGQTLEENRAVKEHLESVINGTSDAIHTVDMEGRIISTNRAFEDLYGWGAEDALVKPPYLVPATVQQQESTRLQQLKDGVSLPPVETVRLKRDGSLVEVSVSSSVIRDEEGQPQSVVHVSRDMTERNRIEELLRRSEKLTTVGQLAAGVAHEIRNPLTTLRGFLQLQQEKKVLVPLHIDLMLSELDRINMIVSEFLILAKPQAVHFQQRDLRHIVGDVISLLDSQAHLFGIEFTTHFSGVPAMVHCEENQLKQVFINVIKNAIEAMPDGGTITVEQQEQADAVVIVITDEGGGVPEDMLPKLGEPFFTNKESGTGLGLMVSQRIIQAHKGSLEIRSEYGRGAQVIIKLPEAKEQAPPAGMNIERSENEHENQ; from the coding sequence ATGAAGATTACTGCGAAGCAGGTGGCCGTATCGGTGGAGCAGAGCGGGTACAGCTCGAATTACGTGCAGGATAAAATTGCCCAGAACCTGCGGTTGACCGCCATTCTGGCGTCCTATGAGCTGGACCCGGATATCAGGAATATTACTAATCAACAATTGAAGGCGCTATCCACCAAGCTGGGGGTGTCGAATATCTCGCTGCTGGTGAAGACTGCGGATGATATTATCGTAGCCAAATCTTCAGATCCTGCAGAGATCGGACTTTCGACCAGAGGCATGGGTTTTTGGTATGTGGCTTTTCTGGAGCTGTTTGCAGGCCAGCGGGTATCTGTCGATCAGGGGCAGTCCCTGGAGAATTTCTGGTCCGGGCCGTTTGAATATTCAACCTCCAATCCGGAGTATATTGATAAATGGGGCTATTATTATGACGGGGCCCGCAATTATATCATAGATCCGTTCGTGCGGAGTACAGCGGTAAGCGATTATGTTAAAATTATGAGTCCTGATGAGATCATCCAGGAATCCAAAGCAGTAAATCCCGGAATTCTGGAGATTACGGGAATTAATCCGAAGACCTTCGGAGCCTCAAGCATGCTGCCTGACGGCACAGATCCCAAGAACACGAAGCTGCGGAACCGCCCTATCCAGTACGGCACCTATTCATACGGCAATATTGCAGAGGACAAGGCGGCGATCCGTGAAGCATTGAACAAGGGAGAGCCGGTAACGCTGGATACGAAGGCATTGGGTAAAAGAGTGCTCAAAAGCTTCATTCCGATTGAGCGTCCGGGAGCGGCGGATTATGTAATCAGTGTAGTTATGGACTACCAGGCGATCTCCTCAGTCATTAGGGAGCAGCTGTTCAATAATATTACCACCTCGGTGCTGCTGCTGATTATCTTTCTTCTGGCGAGTTATGTCCTGGCCGGTGTTGTTACACGCCCGATTCAGGATATACTGGCTAAGGTCAATGATGTGGCCAAGGGCAAGTTCGAGCCCCCGCTTAATGTATCCAGCCGTGATGAGCTTGGACAATTGGCCCAGCGCATCAATGCGATGACCTCACATCTGCTGCAGCACACGAACCGGCTGGGGCAGACACTGGAGGAGAACCGTGCCGTCAAGGAGCATCTGGAGTCGGTGATTAACGGCACTTCGGATGCCATCCACACGGTAGATATGGAGGGGAGGATCATCAGTACGAACAGAGCCTTCGAGGACCTCTATGGATGGGGCGCTGAGGATGCTCTGGTCAAGCCGCCGTATCTGGTTCCGGCCACTGTGCAGCAGCAGGAGAGCACACGATTGCAGCAGCTTAAAGACGGGGTGTCTCTGCCGCCTGTGGAGACCGTCAGGCTGAAGCGTGACGGCTCCCTGGTAGAGGTCAGCGTCAGCAGCTCGGTTATCCGGGATGAAGAGGGCCAGCCGCAGTCGGTTGTCCATGTATCCCGTGACATGACCGAGCGCAACCGGATCGAGGAGCTGCTCAGACGCTCGGAGAAGCTGACTACAGTCGGCCAGCTTGCGGCAGGCGTTGCCCATGAGATCCGTAATCCCTTGACCACCCTGCGGGGCTTCCTGCAGCTTCAGCAGGAGAAGAAGGTTCTCGTTCCGCTGCATATTGATCTGATGCTCTCGGAGCTGGACCGGATCAATATGATTGTCAGTGAGTTCCTGATTCTGGCGAAGCCGCAGGCGGTTCATTTCCAGCAGAGGGATCTGCGGCATATTGTCGGCGATGTCATCTCGCTGCTGGACAGCCAGGCCCACCTGTTCGGCATTGAATTCACCACGCATTTCTCGGGAGTACCCGCCATGGTGCACTGTGAAGAGAATCAGCTGAAGCAGGTATTTATCAATGTGATCAAAAATGCCATAGAAGCGATGCCAGACGGGGGAACGATTACCGTGGAGCAGCAGGAGCAGGCGGATGCTGTCGTTATTGTGATTACAGATGAGGGCGGAGGCGTCCCTGAGGATATGCTGCCCAAGCTGGGGGAGCCGTTCTTCACGAATAAAGAGTCAGGAACCGGGCTTGGCCTCATGGTCAGCCAGCGGATCATTCAGGCCCATAAGGGCAGCCTGGAGATTAGAAGCGAGTATGGCCGGGGAGCACAGGTAATCATCAAGCTGCCTGAAGCGAAGGAGCAAGCACCTCCGGCCGGCATGAATATAGAACGGAGTGAAAACGAACATGAGAATCAATAA